In one window of Tubulanus polymorphus chromosome 3, tnTubPoly1.2, whole genome shotgun sequence DNA:
- the LOC141902909 gene encoding aquaporin-5-like, whose amino-acid sequence MGDCTDRARLRSSLTDLKDVKFYAAVLAEFVATAVFLFIGVSATFSWGPTVLQNDRMGVAAAFGFGIATMVWITAGLSGGHINPAVSLAMLVARKISLVRFVFYAAAQSVGAIVGVQILKAMTPAVVGGAWGTNLPAGQITDAAGVFYEVILTFSLVSTIFAATDNQRTDLKGSAPLAIGIAVFIGHLAGIPFTGASMNPARSLGSVVASQIWTHHWIYWVGPALGAVMAALLYEFAFAANACMDKFRNWLKLEDYNPDLSGEQMKSNSYEMTISGS is encoded by the exons ATGGGAGATTGCACCGACAGGGCTCGTCTTAGAAGCAGTCTAACAGATCTGAAAGATGTGAAATTCTACGCGGCGGTTCTGGCCGAATTCGTGGCTACGGCGGTGTTTTTGTTTATCGGCGTTAGCGCCACGTTTTCGTGGGGCCCGACCGTGTTACAGAATGATCGGATGGGTGTAGCGGCCGCGTTCGGGTTCGGCATCGCGACGATGGTTTGGATCACGGCCGGTTTAAGCGGTGGACACATCAACCCGGCCGTTTCGCTGGCGATGCTCGTAGCGCGAAAAATCAGTCTAGTCAGATTCGTTTTCTACGCCGCCGCGCAAAGCGTCGGAGCGATCGTGGGCGTGCAAATCTTGAAAGCGATGACTCCGGCTGTAGTCGGTGGAGCTTGGGGCACGAATTTACCGGCTGGACAGATCACCGACGCGGCTGGAGTTTTCTACGAGGTCATCTTGACGTTTTCGTTGGTATCGACGATTTTCGCGGCCACCGATAATCAAAGAACGGACTTGAAAGGCTCGGCTCCACTGGCAATCGGGATCGCAGTTTTCATAGGGCATCTTGCTGGT ATTCCATTCACTGGAGCAAGTATGAATCCTGCTCGATCGCTGGGATCTGTGGTGGCAAGTCAGATTTGGACGCATCATTGG ATCTACTGGGTCGGACCGGCATTAGGGGCTGTGATGGCGGCTCTATTGTACGAGTTCGCGTTTGCGGCTAACGCCTGCATGGACAAGTTCAGGAACTGGCTGAAACTAGAGGACTACAACCCGGATCTGTCGGGAGAACAGATGAAAAGCAACTCGTACGAAATGACCATCAGCGGCAGTtaa
- the LOC141902224 gene encoding aquaporin-5-like, whose amino-acid sequence MYGRLRSSANDLKDPKFYRALVAEFVAAAMFLFISISSTFSWAPTVLQNDRMGVAAAFGFAITTTVWITAGLSGGHINPAVSLAMLVARKISLVRFVFYAAAQSVGAIVGVQILKAMTPAAVGGAWGTNSLNSQISIATGLFYEVILTFLLVTTVFAACDNQRTDLKGSAPLAIGIAVFIGHLAGIPYTGVSMNPARSLGSAVASLNFTDHWIFWVGPLLGGVLGSLSYEFVFAVNACSTKFRNWLVQSDYDPDSLKNETPVEQF is encoded by the exons ATGTACGGTCGCTTACGAAGCAGCGCTAATGATCTTAAAGACCCGAAATTCTACCGGGCTCTTGTGGCCGAATTCGTGGCTGCAgcaatgtttttgtttatcaGTATAAGCTCTACGTTTTCGTGGGCACCGACCGTGTTACAGAATGATCGGATGGGTGTAGCGGCCGCGTTCGGGTTCGCAATCACGACGACGGTTTGGATCACGGCCGGTTTAAGCGGTGGACACATCAACCCGGCCGTTTCGCTGGCGATGCTCGTAGCGCGAAAAATCAGTCTAGTCAGATTCGTTTTCTACGCCGCCGCACAAAGCGTCGGAGCGATCGTGGGCGTGCAAATCTTGAAAGCGATGACTCCGGCCGCGGTCGGTGGAGCTTGGGGCACGAACTCGCTGAACAGTCAGATTTCCATCGCAACCGGACTTTTCTACGAGGTCATTTTGACATTTCTATTGGTAACGACCGTTTTCGCGGCTTGCGATAATCAAAGAACGGACTTGAAAGGCTCGGCTCCACTGGCAATCGGGATCGCAGTTTTCATAGGACATCTCGCTGGA ATTCCATATACCGGTGTTAGTATGAATCCTGCTAGGTCGTTGGGTTCCGCGGTCGCTAGTCTGAATTTCACGGACCACTGG ATATTTTGGGTAGGACCTCTTCTCGGCGGAGTTCTCGGTTCGTTGAGCTACGAGTTTGTTTTCGCGGTTAACGCCTGTTCCACGAAGTTCCGCAACTGGCTCGTCCAAAGCGACTACGACCCGGATTCGCTTAAGAACGAAACGCCCGTCGAACAATTCTAG
- the LOC141901711 gene encoding aquaporin-5-like has translation MGDACLKKGRFQSSLKDLKNVDFYKAVSAEFVGALLFLFIGVSATFSWPPQQGKVVDDAALFLRIGAAFGFAIATTVWITAGVSGGHINPAVSLGMLVARKISFVRFVFYAVAQCLGAMVGVLILKAMIPASIGGAWGLTKVTHISVGAALFFEAIITFGLVITVFASCDGKRTDLSGSGPLAIGIAVFIAHLGAIPVTGASMNPARSFGSAVASGKWTDHWVYWIGPMLGAVVATLVYELVFAANASRQRVKCWLTSDDYDSDLPKNEYESGNADYEMGEVKEQEP, from the exons ATGGGCGACGCTTGTTTGAAAAAGGGCCGTTTTCAAAGCAGCCTCAAGGATCTAAAAAACGTAGATTTCTACAAAGCGGTTTCGGCGGAGTTCGTCGGCGCTTTGCTATTTTTGTTTATCGGAGTAAGCGCTACGTTCTCGTGGCCGCCGCAACAAGGGAAAGTCGTCGACGATGCCGCTTTATTTCTGCGTATCGGGGCCGCGTTCGGATTCGCTATCGCGACGACTGTTTGGATCACGGCCGGGGTCAGCGGCGGACACATCAACCCGGCCGTTTCGCTGGGGATGCTCGTAGCGCGAAAAATCAGTTTCGTCAGATTCGTTTTTTACGCCGTTGCTCAATGCCTCGGGGCGATGGTCGGGGTGTTGATCTTGAAAGCGATGATTCCGGCGAGTATCGGCGGCGCTTGGGGTTTGACGAAGGTGACGCACATTTCGGTGGGTGCGGCGTTGTTTTTCGAAGCGATCATAACCTTCGGACTAGTTATCACGGTGTTTGCTAGCTGCGATGGTAAACGAACAGATTTGAGCGGGTCAGGGCCGCTCGCTATCGGTATAGCGGTATTTATCGCTCATCTTGGCGCG ATACCGGTCACAGGTGCGAGTATGAATCCGGCTCGCTCGTTTGGTTCGGCAGTCGCTAGCGGTAAATGGACCGATCATTGG GTCTACTGGATCGGACCGATGCTGGGAGCAGTTGTGGCGACGCTCGTCTACGAGTTGGTGTTCGCGGCCAACGCCAGTCGACAACGCGTCAAATGCTGGCTGACGAGCGACGACTACGATTCGGACTTACCGAAAAACGAATACGAATCAGGAAACGCCGACTATGAAATGGGCGAAGTCAAAGAACAAGAACCGTAA